A single region of the Saprospiraceae bacterium genome encodes:
- a CDS encoding radical SAM protein codes for MKILLTHAYFLHEDEKELLIMKPYPPLGLQAISAYLEMKGYDNAIFDTTFSSFKQFTAYLLQTQPDVIGIYTNLMTKLNVLRMLRWVKTQTTLQHCKIILGGPEVRHHRDQFIKNGADAIVFGEGEESMLELIQFYDQPQKGNLLKIAGIAYPLPDGSVMVNTERPLVQNLDELPFPNRKKIDQQTYFDAWKGRHGYSTITISTMRGCPYACKWCSRAVYGKTYRRRSPENVVDEILDLKAHYHFDNIWFVDDVFTINHKWLREFAHLMVEKNAVTPYEVISRADRMNEEVVQLLKKSGCFRVWIGAESGSQSVLDAMKRMVKVEKVAEMIKMSQAHGIEAGTFIMLGYPGETEKDVKATLDYLIDANPDHYTLTIAYPIKGTPLYEEVENVFVEDLPWDSSTDRDIDFKRTYPRKYYDHAIHWIHHEVNFHRLRKTNPMAPRLVFSKLRAWKARMGMVVTRWTP; via the coding sequence ATGAAAATACTTTTAACACACGCTTATTTCCTGCACGAAGACGAAAAAGAATTGCTCATTATGAAGCCCTATCCGCCCTTAGGTTTGCAGGCTATTTCGGCTTACCTGGAAATGAAGGGATATGATAATGCTATTTTTGACACCACCTTTTCTTCCTTCAAACAATTTACAGCCTACTTGCTACAGACCCAGCCTGATGTGATCGGCATTTATACCAATCTCATGACCAAACTCAATGTCTTGCGAATGCTTCGTTGGGTTAAAACGCAGACGACGCTACAGCATTGCAAAATCATTTTAGGAGGGCCAGAGGTGCGCCACCATCGCGATCAGTTTATTAAAAATGGAGCAGATGCAATTGTTTTTGGAGAAGGGGAAGAAAGTATGCTGGAGCTGATTCAATTTTATGACCAACCGCAAAAGGGCAATCTATTGAAAATTGCAGGTATTGCCTATCCCCTACCCGATGGCAGCGTGATGGTCAACACAGAGCGCCCCCTGGTCCAAAACCTGGATGAACTGCCTTTTCCCAATCGAAAAAAAATAGATCAGCAGACCTACTTCGATGCCTGGAAAGGCCGACACGGGTATAGCACGATCACCATTAGTACTATGCGCGGCTGCCCCTATGCTTGCAAGTGGTGCAGCCGAGCCGTCTACGGCAAAACCTATCGCCGTCGCAGCCCGGAAAATGTGGTGGATGAGATACTCGATTTAAAGGCCCATTACCATTTTGACAATATTTGGTTTGTAGACGATGTATTTACCATTAACCACAAGTGGCTGCGGGAATTTGCGCACCTGATGGTGGAGAAAAATGCAGTCACGCCCTATGAAGTCATCAGTCGAGCCGACCGGATGAACGAAGAAGTGGTACAATTACTCAAAAAAAGTGGCTGTTTCCGCGTTTGGATAGGCGCAGAAAGCGGCTCTCAGTCGGTATTGGATGCCATGAAACGCATGGTGAAGGTCGAAAAAGTGGCCGAAATGATCAAAATGAGTCAAGCACACGGTATCGAGGCAGGTACCTTCATTATGCTTGGCTACCCGGGCGAAACGGAAAAGGACGTCAAAGCAACGCTTGATTACCTCATCGATGCCAATCCAGATCATTACACCCTGACCATTGCTTACCCCATCAAGGGAACCCCGCTGTATGAAGAAGTGGAAAATGTCTTTGTTGAAGACCTCCCCTGGGATAGCAGCACCGACCGGGACATCGATTTCAAACGGACTTATCCACGAAAATATTATGATCATGCCATACACTGGATCCATCACGAAGTAAATTTTCATCGTTTAAGGAAAACCAATCCAATGGCGCCAAGGCTTGTTTTTAGTAAATTGCGGGCTTGGAAAGCAAGAATGGGAATGGTGGTAACGAGGTGGACCCCCTAA
- a CDS encoding radical SAM protein: MKSANKVLLFNPRATQYKARIPNSVLQVAGSIDETHQWVIVDGNLEADPQQKIMAYLQSGAFRFFGCTVMPGPQLKQAIPITRTVREQFPEIINIWGGYFPSNHPDAVLHSGYVDFIINGPGDHAFPQLLAAIEQGNSYASIQNLIYFDGMEVVKTPKAPLLNYDDLPSLPYDRLHSFYPLQRYLGKSFMGEHTIAYHSSFGCPFKCAFCAVVPIYEARWNGKSAEKIYADIKYLKDTYGGDAIEFHDNNFFVSEKRTVAFSNLIRPENMQWWGEARIDTVDKYDDKSLALMREAGCRMIFFGAESGSDALLDFIDKGGKQTGTQILSFAKRIKQFDIIPEYSFVLGWPAASEQASLGQVEAEIDFIRRVKDANPATEIIIYVYSPVPMEGSEMFEKVKEIGFNFPKSLEDWLAPAWEAFDLRKNPLTPWLTPKIIDKIRNFETVLNAHYPTVSDTKLSPFQRRSISRLASLRYQLGWYDFPYELKALQRFWLKYRQPEKEGF; the protein is encoded by the coding sequence GTGAAATCAGCAAACAAAGTGCTCCTATTCAACCCAAGGGCGACCCAGTACAAAGCCCGCATTCCCAATTCTGTCCTACAGGTGGCAGGGAGTATTGATGAAACACACCAATGGGTTATCGTAGATGGCAATCTCGAAGCAGACCCACAGCAAAAAATCATGGCCTACCTGCAAAGTGGCGCCTTTCGCTTCTTTGGCTGCACCGTCATGCCAGGGCCACAGTTGAAACAAGCCATTCCTATTACACGCACGGTTCGGGAACAATTTCCCGAAATCATCAATATCTGGGGAGGTTATTTTCCTTCTAATCATCCGGATGCTGTACTACATTCGGGTTATGTCGACTTTATCATCAATGGGCCTGGTGACCATGCTTTCCCCCAACTCCTGGCAGCCATTGAACAGGGCAACTCCTATGCCAGTATTCAGAATTTGATCTATTTCGACGGCATGGAAGTCGTGAAAACGCCCAAAGCGCCCTTGCTTAACTACGATGATCTACCCTCCCTCCCCTACGATAGGCTCCATTCTTTCTATCCACTTCAACGCTATCTAGGCAAAAGTTTTATGGGTGAACATACCATTGCCTACCACAGTAGCTTTGGCTGCCCATTCAAGTGCGCTTTTTGTGCCGTTGTGCCCATTTACGAAGCCCGCTGGAACGGCAAATCGGCAGAAAAAATCTATGCCGACATTAAATACCTTAAAGACACCTATGGTGGGGATGCCATTGAATTTCACGACAATAACTTTTTTGTATCTGAAAAACGGACCGTGGCTTTTTCTAACTTGATCCGACCAGAAAATATGCAGTGGTGGGGAGAAGCCAGAATTGATACCGTTGATAAATACGATGATAAAAGCCTCGCCCTGATGCGAGAAGCCGGCTGCCGAATGATTTTTTTTGGCGCCGAATCGGGGAGCGACGCATTGCTAGACTTCATCGACAAAGGTGGAAAACAGACTGGCACGCAAATCCTCAGCTTTGCCAAACGGATCAAACAATTCGATATTATTCCCGAATACTCTTTCGTTTTGGGCTGGCCGGCGGCAAGTGAACAGGCATCCTTGGGGCAAGTAGAAGCAGAGATCGACTTTATCCGGCGGGTAAAGGATGCCAACCCGGCTACCGAGATCATCATATACGTCTATAGCCCAGTCCCTATGGAAGGCTCCGAGATGTTCGAAAAAGTCAAAGAAATTGGCTTTAATTTCCCGAAGAGTCTCGAAGATTGGCTAGCCCCCGCCTGGGAAGCTTTTGACCTGCGCAAGAACCCGCTGACACCTTGGCTCACACCCAAAATTATCGATAAAATCCGAAACTTCGAAACGGTACTCAACGCCCATTATCCCACGGTATCAGACACCAAGTTAAGCCCGTTTCAACGGCGAAGCATCAGTAGGCTTGCCAGCCTAAGATACCAGTTGGGTTGGTATGACTTCCCATACGAATTGAAAGCATTGCAACGTTTTTGGTTAAAATATCGACAACCCGAAAAAGAAGGATTTTGA
- a CDS encoding methyltransferase — MNKLIRQFLSWFYRPLLLRYLQKDRPFRYDNLELIVLKSVFHPAFFGSSKVFAGFLKKQKLTGKKLLEVGCGSGLLSLIAAKEQAIVTAIDINPAAIACTRTNAVNNHLLVEVIHSDVFKSLTQQAYDILIVNPPFFEGKATEDSSYAWYCGTDYYFFSAFFEGLAQYTHQKSKIWMILSEVCALEPIEAIAKQAHYQLQLIHQEKRLFENFLIFDIQVSHDKA; from the coding sequence TTGAATAAGCTAATTCGACAATTTTTATCCTGGTTCTACCGCCCCTTATTGCTGCGTTATCTCCAGAAAGATAGGCCCTTTCGTTACGACAACCTGGAGTTAATCGTACTAAAAAGTGTATTCCATCCTGCCTTTTTTGGTAGCAGTAAGGTCTTTGCTGGTTTTTTGAAAAAACAAAAACTAACTGGCAAAAAACTGCTGGAAGTGGGCTGTGGAAGTGGCCTTTTATCTCTGATTGCTGCCAAAGAACAAGCCATCGTAACGGCCATTGATATCAACCCGGCAGCCATTGCCTGCACCCGTACCAACGCCGTTAATAATCACCTGTTGGTTGAAGTAATCCATTCTGATGTATTCAAGTCGCTAACCCAACAGGCATATGATATCCTTATCGTCAATCCACCCTTTTTTGAGGGGAAAGCCACCGAAGATAGTTCCTATGCCTGGTATTGTGGCACCGACTACTATTTCTTTAGCGCCTTTTTCGAGGGACTAGCCCAATATACCCACCAAAAAAGTAAAATCTGGATGATTCTTTCAGAAGTATGTGCCCTAGAACCCATAGAAGCCATAGCCAAACAGGCTCATTACCAATTACAGCTCATCCACCAGGAAAAACGACTGTTTGAAAACTTCCTTATTTTCGACATACAAGTCTCCCATGATAAGGCTTAA